One genomic window of Pseudoxanthomonas sp. includes the following:
- a CDS encoding isoprenylcysteine carboxylmethyltransferase family protein, with protein sequence MLRAMETRLPPPVLLVLLAFAVWMTRHAPPAPTFNLHVVHAAAGLLMLAGLVLNVTPKRGFRRVGTTVNPMRPQASSHLVTGGLYRYSRNPMYLGHVLLLVGWGVWWQAWAGLPAVVLQVLWLTRLQIQPEERALRAHFGAAYASYCANVRRWL encoded by the coding sequence ATGCTGCGTGCGATGGAAACGCGGCTGCCGCCACCGGTGCTGCTGGTGTTGTTGGCGTTCGCGGTGTGGATGACGCGGCACGCCCCGCCTGCGCCAACCTTCAACCTGCACGTCGTCCATGCCGCCGCCGGATTGCTGATGCTGGCCGGGCTGGTGTTGAACGTGACTCCCAAGCGCGGCTTCCGCCGGGTCGGTACGACGGTCAATCCGATGCGACCGCAGGCCAGCAGTCACTTGGTCACCGGCGGGCTTTATCGCTACAGCCGCAATCCCATGTACCTGGGGCATGTGCTGCTGTTGGTGGGTTGGGGCGTGTGGTGGCAGGCCTGGGCGGGACTGCCGGCGGTCGTGCTGCAGGTGCTATGGCTGACGCGCCTGCAGATCCAGCCGGAAGAACGCGCGCTGCGTGCGCATTTCGGAGCTGCCTATGCCAGCTACTGCGCGAATGTGCGGCGCTGGCTGTAG
- the hemC gene encoding hydroxymethylbilane synthase: protein MKSLRIATRKSALALWQSEHVADLLRQTHPGLTVELVPMSTRGDEVLDRSLAAIGGKGLFLKELELAMLDDRADCAVHSLKDVPMELEGPFVLPAILERADPADAFVSNAYRRLEALPHGAKVGTSSLRRQSQLRALRPDLQLTDLRGNVNTRLAKLDAGEYDAIILACAGLQRLGLQSRISARLIAPGWLPAPAQGAIAVECRSDAPQVLALFSALDHLPTRRCVEAERAMNRALHGSCHVPVGAFAQEDEHGMSLRGLVGSAEHGTLVRADASSATLTPENLGHQVAQALLADGADVLLADLDL, encoded by the coding sequence ATGAAATCGCTGCGCATCGCCACCCGCAAGAGCGCGCTCGCCTTATGGCAGAGCGAACACGTCGCCGACCTGCTGCGCCAGACCCATCCGGGACTGACCGTTGAACTGGTGCCCATGAGCACCCGCGGCGACGAGGTGCTGGACCGTTCGCTGGCCGCCATCGGCGGCAAGGGCCTGTTCCTGAAAGAGCTTGAGCTGGCGATGCTGGATGACCGTGCCGACTGCGCGGTGCATTCGCTCAAGGACGTGCCGATGGAACTGGAAGGTCCGTTCGTGCTGCCAGCCATCCTGGAACGCGCCGATCCGGCGGACGCCTTCGTCTCCAATGCCTACCGGCGGCTGGAGGCGTTGCCGCACGGTGCGAAGGTCGGAACGTCCTCGCTGCGCCGCCAGTCGCAGCTGCGTGCCCTGCGCCCGGATCTGCAGCTGACCGACCTGCGCGGCAACGTCAACACGCGCCTGGCCAAGCTGGATGCCGGCGAGTACGACGCGATCATCCTGGCCTGCGCCGGGCTGCAGCGACTGGGGCTGCAGTCGCGTATCAGCGCGCGCCTGATCGCGCCCGGATGGCTGCCCGCGCCCGCACAAGGGGCGATCGCGGTCGAATGTCGCAGCGATGCGCCGCAGGTGCTGGCCCTGTTCTCCGCGCTGGACCATCTGCCCACGCGTCGCTGCGTGGAAGCCGAGCGGGCCATGAATCGTGCCCTGCATGGCAGCTGCCATGTGCCGGTCGGCGCCTTCGCACAGGAGGACGAACACGGCATGTCGCTGCGTGGACTGGTGGGTTCGGCCGAGCACGGCACGCTGGTCCGCGCCGATGCCTCGTCGGCGACGCTGACCCCGGAAAACCTGGGTCATCAGGTGGCCCAGGCACTGCTGGCCGACGGCGCCGACGTGCTGCTGGCGGATCTGGATCTGTAA